One segment of Pleomorphomonas sp. PLEO DNA contains the following:
- the rbbA gene encoding ribosome-associated ATPase/putative transporter RbbA produces the protein MASSVNHRYGKAAALTELSLSFASGSSTAIIGPDGVGKSTLLGLITGVRRLQTGEISVLGGSMRERRQRDDVAPRLAYMPQGLGRNLYPTLTVAENIDFHARLFGLAATERAVRIDRLLTATGLDPFRQRRAGQLSGGMKQKLSLCCALVHDPDLLVLDEPTTGVDPLSRRQFWDLIDSIRNQRAGMTVIIATAYMDEAARFDRVIALNDGRVIADGTLADILAKTGEATLEDAYRRLGCRDGETLAPAFVMPERKPEPGNWAISATGLTRRFGDFTAVDHVSFQIEKGEIFGFLGSNGCGKTTTMKMLTGLLPATEGTAELLGSPVDAADISIRLRVGYVSQSFSLYDELTVRANLTLHARLYRLSAADVTTRVDESLKRFDLVAHADSLPASLPLGIRQRLQLAAACLHRPEVLILDEPTSGVDPQARDDFWSHLASLSRNDGVTIFVSTHFMNEAERCDRISLMHQGRVLAVGTPAELVRQAGAENLEAVFINKLEGAEAASQGKQAAATSSQLDIAKPPSAPASSPHRQRRNQFASASMIWAFAHREGLEILRDPIRMSFAVFGSLLLLVLFGYGISFDVQNLPYAVFDRDRSIESGQLIDAFSGSSYFKAQTPIRDEREVDQRLQSGELRLVVSIPPGYGADLLKGIRPEVAILIDGANTFRAETVKAYVQGVVLTYVSQLTHDRYGPGASMALPFDLRPRYAYNQAFVSVDAITPGVIMLLLILIPSALTAVGVAREREIGSITNFSASPASVVDFMIGKQLPYVAVGMVSYLTLFAFARLFFGVPFTGSFLALSAGALLYVLAATGFGLLISTLVKTQVAAIMAAAILCVVPAVNFSGFINPMSSIEGIARWVGLLFPASWFQTIAIGSFAKGVSALDLLGSDLALAGFAVVFIGAACLLLDKQEA, from the coding sequence ATCGCATCCAGCGTCAACCATCGGTATGGCAAAGCCGCCGCACTCACTGAACTTTCGCTGAGCTTTGCCTCCGGCTCGTCGACGGCGATCATCGGTCCGGACGGCGTCGGCAAATCGACGCTGCTCGGTCTCATCACCGGTGTGCGGCGCCTGCAGACGGGAGAGATTAGCGTTTTGGGCGGATCGATGCGCGAGCGACGTCAGCGTGACGATGTCGCCCCGCGCCTTGCCTACATGCCGCAGGGGCTCGGCCGCAATCTCTATCCGACGCTGACGGTGGCCGAGAATATCGACTTCCACGCTCGCCTGTTCGGACTGGCAGCCACAGAGCGTGCCGTCCGTATAGACCGCTTGCTCACTGCGACCGGCCTCGATCCGTTCCGCCAACGCCGGGCCGGCCAGCTGTCGGGCGGGATGAAGCAGAAGCTGTCGCTATGCTGCGCGCTGGTTCACGATCCCGATCTCCTAGTGCTTGACGAACCGACAACCGGCGTCGATCCGCTGTCGCGGCGTCAATTCTGGGACTTGATCGATTCCATCCGTAACCAGCGCGCCGGCATGACGGTGATCATCGCCACCGCCTATATGGACGAAGCGGCTCGTTTTGACCGGGTGATCGCACTTAACGATGGCCGCGTGATCGCCGACGGCACGCTCGCCGACATCCTGGCCAAGACCGGCGAGGCAACGCTGGAAGATGCCTACCGTCGGCTTGGCTGTCGTGACGGCGAAACGCTGGCGCCCGCCTTCGTCATGCCGGAGCGCAAGCCGGAACCTGGCAACTGGGCGATTTCGGCCACGGGGCTGACGCGTCGTTTCGGCGATTTCACCGCCGTCGACCACGTATCCTTCCAGATCGAAAAAGGCGAGATTTTCGGCTTTCTCGGCTCCAACGGCTGCGGCAAGACCACCACCATGAAGATGCTGACCGGCCTGTTGCCGGCCACCGAAGGCACCGCCGAGCTGCTCGGCAGTCCGGTCGATGCCGCCGACATCAGCATCCGCCTGCGTGTCGGCTATGTGTCGCAAAGCTTTTCACTCTACGACGAGCTAACGGTCAGGGCCAACCTGACGCTGCATGCTCGCCTCTACCGCCTCAGCGCGGCCGACGTCACAACCCGCGTTGACGAGTCGCTGAAACGCTTCGATCTGGTCGCTCACGCCGACAGCCTGCCGGCGTCGCTGCCGCTTGGCATTCGCCAGCGTCTGCAGCTGGCCGCCGCCTGTCTGCATCGCCCGGAGGTGCTGATCCTCGACGAGCCGACTTCCGGCGTCGACCCTCAAGCGCGCGACGATTTCTGGAGCCACCTCGCCAGCCTGTCGCGTAACGACGGCGTCACGATCTTTGTCTCCACCCATTTCATGAACGAGGCCGAACGCTGCGACCGCATCTCCTTGATGCACCAGGGCCGTGTGCTGGCGGTCGGCACGCCGGCCGAACTCGTCCGGCAAGCCGGCGCGGAAAACCTCGAAGCCGTGTTCATCAACAAGCTTGAAGGCGCCGAGGCGGCAAGCCAAGGCAAACAGGCAGCGGCCACTTCATCGCAGCTGGACATCGCCAAGCCGCCGTCCGCTCCTGCTTCGTCTCCGCACCGTCAACGGCGGAACCAGTTCGCATCCGCGTCGATGATTTGGGCCTTTGCCCATCGCGAGGGACTGGAGATCCTCCGCGATCCCATCCGCATGTCGTTTGCCGTGTTCGGATCGCTGCTGCTCTTGGTGCTGTTTGGCTACGGCATTTCCTTCGACGTGCAAAACCTACCCTACGCCGTGTTCGATCGAGACCGGTCGATCGAGAGCGGGCAGTTGATCGATGCCTTTTCGGGCTCCAGCTATTTCAAAGCTCAGACGCCGATCAGGGATGAACGGGAGGTCGACCAGCGTCTGCAATCGGGCGAATTGCGCCTCGTCGTCTCCATCCCACCCGGCTATGGCGCCGATCTTCTGAAGGGCATCCGCCCGGAAGTGGCAATCCTGATCGACGGTGCCAATACTTTCCGCGCTGAGACGGTCAAGGCTTACGTACAGGGCGTTGTCTTGACCTATGTGTCGCAGCTGACCCACGACCGATACGGCCCGGGCGCATCGATGGCGCTGCCCTTCGATCTCAGGCCACGCTACGCTTACAATCAGGCCTTCGTCTCGGTCGACGCCATCACTCCGGGCGTCATCATGCTGCTGCTTATTCTGATTCCCTCGGCGCTGACCGCCGTCGGCGTGGCGCGGGAACGCGAGATCGGCTCGATCACCAACTTCTCCGCCTCTCCAGCCTCGGTGGTCGATTTCATGATCGGCAAGCAACTGCCCTATGTGGCGGTTGGAATGGTCAGCTACCTGACGCTGTTCGCCTTCGCTCGCCTGTTCTTCGGCGTGCCTTTCACCGGATCGTTCCTCGCGCTGAGTGCCGGAGCTCTGCTCTACGTGCTGGCCGCCACAGGCTTCGGCCTTCTGATTTCCACACTGGTCAAAACTCAGGTTGCCGCCATCATGGCGGCGGCGATTCTATGCGTCGTGCCGGCCGTCAACTTCTCCGGCTTCATCAACCCGATGTCGTCGATAGAAGGTATCGCCCGCTGGGTCGGCCTGTTGTTCCCCGCTTCCTGGTTCCAGACCATTGCCATCGGCAGCTTTGCCAAGGGTGTGAGCGCACTCGATCTCCTCGGTTCGGATCTGGCGCTCGCCGGCTTCGCGGTGGTGTTCATCGGCGCCGCGTGTCTTCTTCTCGACAAGCAGGAGGCCTGA
- a CDS encoding DUF3309 family protein encodes MNLGTILLIVLVLFVIGALPRWPHSATWGYYPSGGLGVILIIVIVLVLLGRI; translated from the coding sequence ATGAATCTCGGAACAATCCTGCTGATCGTCTTGGTCCTCTTCGTGATCGGAGCCTTACCGCGCTGGCCACACAGCGCCACGTGGGGTTATTACCCCAGCGGTGGATTGGGCGTGATCCTGATCATCGTCATCGTGTTGGTATTGCTGGGCCGCATCTGA
- a CDS encoding PRC-barrel domain-containing protein, with translation MSRLLLTAAYLTALAALALPLPALAQGAPQTLSMTKIDPASLATGYRTSKVVGAIVVNEAKEKIGTVDDLIVTKDDTVPYAVLSVGGFLGVGTRYVVVPANLLVVQNGQMTLTGASKDSLKALPEFTYAK, from the coding sequence ATGTCACGTTTATTGCTGACCGCCGCGTATCTCACCGCCTTGGCAGCCCTGGCGCTGCCGCTTCCGGCGCTGGCGCAGGGCGCTCCGCAGACTCTGTCGATGACCAAGATCGATCCTGCATCGCTCGCCACGGGCTATCGCACCTCCAAAGTGGTTGGCGCCATCGTCGTCAACGAAGCCAAGGAAAAGATCGGCACCGTTGACGATCTGATCGTCACCAAGGACGATACGGTTCCCTATGCGGTGCTTTCGGTCGGTGGCTTCCTCGGAGTGGGCACGAGATACGTCGTTGTGCCTGCCAATCTCCTCGTGGTGCAGAACGGCCAGATGACGCTGACCGGCGCCTCGAAGGATTCGCTGAAGGCTCTCCCTGAGTTCACTTACGCCAAATAA
- a CDS encoding ABC transporter permease, whose product MRRFLINVFYLAIKELWSLRRDPVMLFLIIYAFSAAVVMVANAVKLEVVNATIAIVDEDRSQLTARMTDAFVAPYFKTPELITHNEADGAMEAGHYGFVLEFPPSFEADVLRGRQPAIGLTIDATAMVQAGNGYAYIQSILLTEATNFLHSKGIEAQLPIVTAPRVYFNPNIEGRWFSSIMQLINSITILSILLVGAAVIREREHGTIEHLLVMPVRAIEIALAKVLANGVVLLVAAVLSMELVVRWYLDVPVAGSRALFLFGTTIFLFSTTSLGILVATLARSMPQFALMAIPVFTTMLLLSGNMTPLESMPTVLQWAMHASPSVYYVQFSQGLLYRGATIDLVWKPLLIMSGLGALFLAYATHRFRLMLSQTE is encoded by the coding sequence ATGCGCCGCTTCCTAATCAACGTCTTCTATCTGGCCATCAAGGAGCTGTGGAGCCTGCGGCGTGATCCGGTCATGCTGTTTCTCATCATCTACGCCTTTTCGGCGGCCGTGGTGATGGTGGCGAATGCCGTCAAACTCGAAGTCGTCAACGCCACCATCGCCATTGTCGACGAGGACCGCTCGCAGCTGACCGCTCGCATGACCGACGCCTTCGTTGCCCCTTATTTCAAGACGCCTGAACTCATTACTCATAACGAGGCCGATGGTGCCATGGAGGCAGGCCACTATGGATTCGTGCTGGAGTTTCCGCCGTCCTTCGAGGCGGACGTGTTGCGCGGTCGGCAACCAGCCATCGGTCTCACCATCGACGCCACCGCCATGGTCCAAGCTGGCAATGGCTATGCCTACATCCAGTCGATCCTGCTGACCGAGGCAACAAACTTCCTCCACAGCAAGGGCATCGAGGCTCAATTGCCGATCGTCACCGCGCCACGGGTCTATTTCAACCCCAACATCGAAGGGCGCTGGTTTTCCTCGATCATGCAGCTGATCAATTCGATCACCATCTTGTCGATCTTGCTGGTCGGTGCCGCTGTTATCCGTGAGCGCGAGCACGGCACCATCGAGCATCTGCTGGTGATGCCTGTTCGGGCCATCGAAATCGCGCTCGCCAAGGTGTTGGCCAATGGCGTTGTGCTGCTTGTCGCCGCCGTGCTGTCGATGGAACTGGTCGTGCGCTGGTATCTCGACGTGCCAGTGGCCGGGTCGCGCGCCTTGTTCTTATTCGGCACTACCATCTTTCTGTTTTCGACGACGTCTCTCGGCATCCTCGTGGCGACACTCGCCCGATCGATGCCGCAATTCGCGCTGATGGCCATCCCGGTGTTCACCACCATGCTGCTGCTCTCAGGCAACATGACCCCGCTTGAGAGCATGCCGACGGTGCTGCAGTGGGCGATGCACGCCTCGCCGTCGGTCTATTATGTACAGTTCTCACAAGGACTGCTTTACCGTGGCGCCACGATCGACCTCGTTTGGAAGCCGCTGCTGATCATGAGCGGCCTTGGCGCGCTTTTCCTCGCCTATGCTACGCACCGCTTCCGCTTGATGCTGTCGCAGACCGAATGA
- a CDS encoding DUF1488 family protein gives MAIDFLNDSRSYDPHRRSISFWGHDAAFEITFRLDQAVLEPFVHGHQDGHGQLDEASALTAFDENINRIRAFARNLYTRDKKNYFEISGVHI, from the coding sequence ATGGCCATCGATTTTCTGAACGACTCCCGCAGCTATGATCCCCATCGTCGAAGCATCAGCTTCTGGGGACACGATGCGGCCTTCGAAATCACCTTCCGTCTCGACCAGGCCGTTCTGGAACCATTTGTCCACGGCCACCAGGACGGCCACGGGCAGCTAGACGAGGCATCCGCATTAACGGCCTTCGACGAGAACATAAACAGGATCAGAGCGTTCGCTCGAAATCTCTACACCCGTGACAAGAAGAATTATTTCGAGATTTCGGGAGTTCACATTTAA
- the mgtA gene encoding magnesium-translocating P-type ATPase: MARAPRHPIRTERRHSSPVVAANLRPTDIWTEPVERLLSRLSATPSGLTGSAAETRLAEFGPNDAAAVKQVPLWLQFLGRFRNPLVIILLVASGLSAASGDIASFLIVVAIVTVSITLDFIQESRAQSAVDALRQSVAVTAKVLRDGQPRDLPVDQVVPGDIVELIAGDLVPADGRLIASRDLFVNEALLTGEAYPAEKSVGDFSTAATSPTGATNAVFAGTSVISGTASVLICQTGSHTTLGGLASSLAEKPPVTAFTVGIHRFGMLIMRLTVLMVLFVLVINISFHRPVLESLMFALALAVGLTPELLPMVVTVTLARSALELSKGKVIVKRLTAIHDLGAMTMLCTDKTGTLTEAAITLLKTVDGHGNPSAHAHAYAYVNSLFESGMKSALDDAILVSSPIDATEWTKIDEVPFDFERRRISILAEHAGGRRLIVKGAPEDLLRLSSRYEDADGVEHELDTATRHTFATTLDALGAEGFRALAVASRAEDASISSAAISDESDLVFSGFAVFLDPPKASAGATIAALATAGIGVKVLTGDNEQVSRHVFREIGVEVTGALSGDELTHLSDEALIGQLARVNLFCRVNPQQKHRIILALKRMGNVVGFMGDGINDAPALHAADVGISVDGAADVAREAADLILLEHDLSVVQAAVLSGRAAVQNVSKYILMGSSSNFGNMFSMAGAALFLPFLPMAPIQILLNNLLYDISEIAIPFDRVDPEDVAEPIAWDIKEIQRFMLFFGPLSSAFDFLTFYVLLHVFGAGQALFQTGWFIESLTTQVLVVFAIRTRRRFFRSRPRASLMATAAAAVVVAVGLAITPAGQWFGFTSPPPLFFAYLVGATAAYLALVEVSKRLFYRHLALA, from the coding sequence ATGGCAAGAGCGCCTCGGCATCCGATCCGGACCGAGCGACGTCATTCGTCGCCGGTTGTCGCAGCCAACCTCCGGCCAACGGACATTTGGACCGAACCGGTCGAGCGGCTCCTCTCCCGCCTGTCGGCAACGCCCTCCGGTTTGACCGGGAGCGCGGCCGAGACGCGTCTTGCCGAGTTTGGTCCCAACGATGCGGCGGCGGTCAAACAGGTGCCGCTCTGGCTGCAGTTTCTCGGGCGCTTCCGTAATCCTCTGGTGATCATCCTCTTGGTGGCAAGTGGCCTGTCGGCAGCGAGCGGCGATATTGCCAGCTTCCTGATTGTTGTTGCCATCGTCACAGTTTCCATAACACTCGACTTCATCCAGGAAAGTCGGGCGCAGAGCGCGGTCGACGCTCTTCGGCAATCGGTGGCAGTGACGGCTAAGGTGCTGCGCGACGGACAGCCGCGCGATCTGCCGGTGGATCAGGTGGTGCCCGGCGATATCGTCGAGCTGATCGCCGGTGACCTCGTGCCTGCCGACGGGCGACTCATCGCCAGTCGGGATCTTTTCGTCAACGAGGCGCTGCTGACCGGTGAGGCCTACCCAGCCGAAAAGAGCGTCGGCGACTTCTCGACGGCCGCCACCAGTCCGACCGGAGCCACCAACGCGGTGTTCGCCGGTACATCGGTGATTTCGGGCACGGCTAGCGTTCTCATCTGCCAAACCGGTAGCCACACGACGCTCGGCGGATTGGCGAGCAGTCTGGCAGAAAAGCCACCGGTTACCGCCTTCACCGTTGGCATCCATCGCTTCGGCATGCTGATCATGCGCCTCACTGTGCTGATGGTGCTGTTCGTACTGGTGATCAATATCTCCTTCCACCGACCGGTGCTGGAGTCCCTCATGTTCGCACTGGCGCTGGCCGTCGGCCTAACGCCCGAACTCTTGCCGATGGTCGTTACGGTGACACTGGCACGTTCGGCCCTCGAATTGTCCAAGGGCAAGGTGATCGTCAAACGGCTCACGGCGATCCACGATCTCGGTGCCATGACCATGCTATGCACCGACAAGACCGGTACATTGACCGAAGCAGCCATCACCTTACTCAAGACCGTCGATGGACACGGCAACCCATCAGCTCACGCCCACGCCTACGCCTATGTCAATTCGCTGTTCGAGAGCGGCATGAAGAGCGCTCTCGACGACGCCATCCTGGTGTCCAGCCCCATCGACGCGACAGAGTGGACCAAGATCGACGAAGTGCCTTTTGATTTTGAGCGACGGCGGATTTCGATCCTGGCCGAGCACGCTGGCGGTCGGCGACTGATCGTCAAGGGGGCACCGGAAGATCTGCTGCGGCTGTCCAGCCGATATGAGGATGCCGATGGGGTCGAACATGAACTCGACACTGCAACGCGGCACACCTTCGCCACAACGCTCGATGCCCTGGGTGCCGAGGGTTTCCGGGCCTTGGCCGTCGCCAGTCGGGCGGAGGATGCCAGCATCAGCTCCGCGGCGATCAGCGATGAAAGCGATCTGGTATTTTCCGGCTTTGCCGTCTTCCTCGATCCACCGAAGGCCAGTGCCGGCGCCACCATCGCCGCGCTGGCGACGGCAGGCATCGGTGTCAAGGTGCTCACCGGCGACAACGAACAGGTCAGCAGGCACGTCTTCCGCGAAATCGGCGTCGAGGTCACGGGCGCTCTCAGTGGCGACGAACTCACTCATCTCTCCGACGAGGCACTGATTGGCCAGCTCGCACGCGTCAATCTATTCTGCCGCGTCAATCCGCAACAGAAGCATCGGATCATACTGGCATTGAAGCGGATGGGAAATGTCGTGGGCTTCATGGGCGACGGTATCAACGATGCCCCTGCCCTGCACGCCGCCGATGTCGGCATTTCCGTCGACGGCGCCGCCGATGTCGCGCGCGAGGCGGCCGATCTCATCCTGCTAGAACACGATCTTTCCGTGGTGCAGGCTGCCGTACTGAGCGGGCGTGCCGCAGTGCAGAATGTCTCCAAATACATCCTGATGGGATCCAGCTCCAATTTCGGCAACATGTTCTCGATGGCCGGCGCGGCACTGTTCCTGCCGTTTTTGCCGATGGCCCCGATCCAGATTCTGCTCAACAACCTTCTCTACGACATCTCGGAGATCGCCATTCCCTTCGACCGCGTCGACCCGGAGGATGTCGCGGAGCCGATCGCCTGGGACATCAAGGAGATCCAGCGCTTCATGCTGTTCTTCGGCCCGCTGAGCTCAGCCTTCGATTTTCTGACCTTCTACGTGCTGCTGCACGTGTTCGGAGCCGGCCAAGCTCTGTTCCAGACTGGCTGGTTCATCGAGTCCCTGACCACGCAGGTGCTGGTGGTGTTCGCGATCCGCACGCGGCGGCGGTTTTTCCGTAGCCGGCCGCGCGCTTCATTGATGGCGACAGCGGCCGCCGCGGTGGTCGTGGCGGTCGGGCTCGCCATTACGCCGGCAGGACAATGGTTCGGCTTCACATCGCCGCCGCCTTTGTTCTTCGCCTATCTGGTCGGCGCAACGGCGGCCTATCTCGCCTTGGTCGAAGTCTCCAAGCGATTGTTCTACCGCCACCTTGCGCTCGCCTGA
- the dps gene encoding DNA starvation/stationary phase protection protein Dps: MHTTRNTLSENVRTLSVELLNKHLSASIDLAAQVKQAHWNVRGTNFIALHELFDTVATAVGTYSDQIAERTGGLGGTAEGTVQTATARSFLVPYDLGIADGAQHVFAVAGSLAAFGESSRAAIGIATTQGDLETADLFTEVARGIARQLWLVESHAEPKTSVGLNH, translated from the coding sequence TTGCACACCACGAGAAACACTTTGTCCGAAAACGTACGGACATTATCCGTCGAACTTCTCAATAAGCATCTGTCGGCCTCCATCGATCTGGCGGCTCAAGTCAAGCAGGCACACTGGAACGTGCGGGGAACGAACTTCATTGCGCTTCACGAGTTGTTCGACACGGTTGCCACTGCCGTCGGCACCTACTCCGACCAGATCGCCGAGCGTACCGGCGGGCTGGGTGGAACCGCTGAAGGCACCGTGCAGACCGCAACCGCGCGCTCCTTTTTAGTCCCCTATGACCTCGGAATCGCCGATGGCGCGCAGCATGTCTTCGCGGTTGCCGGCTCGCTGGCGGCTTTCGGCGAGTCATCGCGCGCCGCCATCGGCATCGCCACGACGCAGGGCGACCTCGAAACTGCCGATCTGTTCACAGAGGTCGCCCGTGGCATCGCTCGGCAACTGTGGCTGGTTGAATCACATGCGGAGCCGAAGACGAGCGTAGGCCTCAACCACTGA
- a CDS encoding HlyD family secretion protein codes for MRKLVPFIAITTLVIAAAAGWYAWSIYGSQRLPAGVTVANGRIEVERIDISTKLAGRVAEIGVKEGDLVAADDVVAILDTTDLLAQRAAARAAVARATAGIAKAKTDVASAAANLGLADAELRRSSELLEKAVSPQSLVDQRKAQRDVAVATVAAANAAVDDAMAARDAASAQVDMIQVNIDDMTLRAPTAGRIEYKLVNRGEVIASGGKVATMLDLTDVTMTVFLPTRLVGRVNLNAPARLVLDAASEWVIPATVSFVSAEAQFTPKSVETADERDKLMYRIKVKIDPSLLETYRDYVKSGLTGNVYLLTDQAATWPENLAIHLPRAAAK; via the coding sequence ATGCGCAAGCTCGTTCCGTTCATCGCGATAACGACACTGGTCATCGCCGCCGCCGCTGGCTGGTATGCTTGGTCAATCTATGGCAGTCAGAGATTGCCGGCCGGCGTCACAGTGGCCAACGGTCGTATCGAGGTCGAACGCATCGATATTTCGACCAAGCTGGCCGGGCGGGTCGCCGAGATCGGGGTGAAAGAGGGGGATCTTGTTGCCGCCGACGATGTCGTCGCAATCCTCGACACGACCGATCTCCTGGCCCAGCGTGCCGCGGCGCGTGCCGCCGTTGCCCGCGCCACCGCCGGCATTGCCAAGGCAAAGACGGATGTGGCGTCGGCCGCGGCCAATCTCGGCCTCGCCGATGCCGAGTTGCGGCGCTCGTCGGAACTTTTGGAAAAAGCAGTCAGTCCGCAGTCCCTAGTCGACCAACGCAAAGCACAACGCGATGTGGCGGTTGCCACCGTCGCCGCCGCCAATGCCGCCGTCGATGATGCCATGGCCGCCCGTGATGCCGCTTCGGCCCAGGTCGATATGATTCAGGTCAACATCGACGATATGACTCTGCGTGCGCCGACCGCCGGCCGCATCGAATACAAGCTGGTCAATCGAGGTGAAGTGATCGCCAGCGGTGGCAAGGTCGCCACCATGCTCGATCTCACCGACGTCACCATGACCGTCTTCCTGCCGACCCGGCTGGTCGGCCGCGTCAACCTCAACGCTCCGGCCCGCCTGGTGCTCGATGCAGCGTCGGAGTGGGTGATCCCGGCCACGGTCTCTTTCGTATCGGCCGAGGCGCAGTTTACGCCGAAAAGCGTTGAGACCGCCGATGAGCGGGACAAGCTGATGTACCGGATCAAGGTCAAGATCGACCCGTCTCTCCTTGAAACCTATCGCGACTATGTCAAGTCCGGCTTGACTGGCAATGTCTACCTACTGACCGATCAGGCGGCGACCTGGCCGGAAAATCTGGCTATTCATCTGCCGCGAGCCGCCGCCAAATGA